From Canis lupus familiaris isolate Mischka breed German Shepherd chromosome 32, alternate assembly UU_Cfam_GSD_1.0, whole genome shotgun sequence:
ctctgtatgatgcctgcttctccctctgctggtgtctctgcctctctgtctcaataaataaaacctatacaAAAGTAAAAGGGATATCTTTTGAGTCAtgggtaaaatatttttctttttctttttttttatttttctttagatatcTATCAAAACCTTATCTAGGAAGAGATCTCATCTCTTTGGGAAAATTAGATGTGATTTAcccagaatacagaaaataacagCATCAAGGAGATTTCCTTTCTCTATCTAACCCCAAGAGTTGTgatttacaaaaatattgaaattagcACTAAATGTTTCTCTTCTATATAATGTTTACATTGTAGTTCAAGAacaagttttagatttttttttttcaagtcacagAAGCCCGCATCAAACCAAATGGTCCAGCTACTTGTCCTTAATTTTAACTGTGGAGGACTTCTATGGAATCACTCACCTCATCTCAGACATCTGTAATCTGAAACTTATTTCCAATCTTTGACAAAAACTACAAAAGACAAAGGTGGTCTCCAGAAGGCCAGtggcttttaaataataatttctgattttaagtgTTCTCAAATTTACCtggaaaacacaaagaagaaaatcgAAATTATGCTAcccaatggttaaaaaaaaaaaaaaaaaagcgctataaatatttttctcttcagggTGTGTTTATATTCCCCTGTAACTATCCAGATATACATATTGTCTACAAATTGGAGTCACACTAAGCATTACAGCatgattttaaagattaaatatctGCCAAAAATATAACTTCTGTATGACATTTCATTATTGTGAcagtaatataatttattattagtcAGACTCTACTATTGATAAATATGGGCAAGCTTAAAAGATTCACAGGTGAAGTGCTAAAAGCCTAAGTCCTTGCCATCTTTGACACTTGGGCACGCACAATTTGCCTGACAGAGTTAAGGACAAGTAAATCTTGGTGGGAACGAAATAAAAATGGGGAGCAGGAATAGGAATTTGGGCATCTCAATATCTAGTATGAGGCTATGTGCCTCATAGGCCCTTCCCCTAGGGTGAGTGAAAATGTGTATCGTCTATCaatttggaagagaaaaacatacaCCAGGGGGACAACAAGCAATCTGAGGAGGACTCTGAAAAGCAGCTCTGTGTATGTGCGTGGCTCCGTGTGTGGGGGAGAGAGCGAGACCACCTTGTGTTTTTCAGAGGTCCAAAGTCTATTCTAGAACCAAAGTCTATTCTGCCATTCATCCCTACACGTTCTATACTATACAGACAGAATGTACGCCCAGTCGTGCATATGAAGGCCTTTTCACAGTCTGGAACCGAAGCTCTTCCTTAGTGTGTCGCGTCTTGGCCTCACCTCTAGCTGTTGGAGAGAGAAACCCTCAAAACCAAAGTTTCGGGGCCTAGGCCCTCTTGTTCCCAAACTTGGCTGCTGTGAGGACCGCTGGGGCTGGCTGGCGTCTTGGATGTTTATTTCGGCTCCGAGGCCCACACCGCGGACGCTTTGGCGTCTGAGCCCGAGGCAGCCGGCGCCACGCGCTCGTAACCGCAGTCGGGACGGAGGCCCTGGAGCGCGCCCTCTTCCCGGGAGCAAGGCCGGCGCAGGCTCGTCTGCAGCCGGCGGCCCGGGCCCGGTCGTAGTGCCGCGGGATCCCGCCAGGGGGCGCCAGGGCCTCgccgcgcgcccgcgccccggAGCAGCTGCGCGGCCCGTAAGCTCTAGGAGCGAGAGGAGGGGAGCGTGACCCCGGGGCGCGCCCGGCGGTAGGGGGCGCCTCCTCCAAGCCCATCAGCGTTCGGGCTCCCTCGGACATCGCCCTCGCGTGAgatcttgttttgtgttttgttttaaaagcctTCCCCGTCCCGGTACTGCTTGAAGGCGTAAATGAGAGACggtgggaggggcgggagggggaaatggagaaaagaggcGCTGGGGGACTGAATGCCTTCTTTAAATTACTGCTGACACCTCGGTTCCAGGCCCCTAAAATCTCAATCAACAATCCATTAGAACTCAACAGGAGTAAAACGAAATCCTCGTTTAAGTGTATTTATCcgatctcctttctctctttcaaatgcaAAATCCATTTCAGCATATGCCCCCTTCTTTCTCTGGCCTTTCTCTCAAGACTGGCAGCCCATACCACTCTTGTAAATATGAAAGATGCTAATCATATGACATATCACGTCTCCGTCGGAGCCGGAATAAAGCCTTCAGATTTGGGATCATTGCCTCCAGACAACAGCTTCATCAGCCGgaaagttgggtttttttctcctttccttcaacCCTCAATCCCTTCTTTGTCTGGAGGAAAATGCAGCCGActcgagccacccaggccatATGGTTCACTCTGTATTTTCTTAGTTGAATTCTGTATTGTTTCTGTGACTTGCGAAGTTTTTTTGGAAGTGCGTATAAAGACATAGAAGAGCTACTTGTGCAGGGAGCGCGGGCCGGGCGCGCCGCGGccgccccctcccggcccggAGACCccgggcggcggcgcgcggggccGAGCGCGGTGTCAGCGGCCGCTTCTCGCCCTGGCCccggccgccgcgcccgccgcagCTGTCGCCTCCgctcctggcacacaggaggcgCCCAGAAATGTTCGGGGGCGATGAAAGCATCGGCAACCCCGGCTACCAGGGTGGAGCCCGGATGTCGGGGGTTCTAGAATAGACTTTGGGCCTCGGGAAAACAAAACGCAGCCTCGCGCTCTCTCCCAGCAGACGCGGCTACCGACACTATCACGCTTACTGTGTCTACGTAAGTGGACACTGACTTAGgcgatttttttttatcattattttttaccCGCTAATTTGAATGCAAGCTTGATGGTGCAGGAATCGTGTCTGTGTTGTGCGTTGCACGGTTCCCAGAGGTCGaggcagtgcttggcacacactGGGTGCTCGTTAAGTACATCCTGAACGTAGCAAGGAGGGATGACGGAGTGAATGGGTCAAAGTGCTAAGCTGATGGCCTATTCTCCAAAGATAACGGTCAAAGAAACTTCTCTCCTGAAGATTCGAATTTCTATACCGCAATCTCACCCTTTTAATCTTTATCAGCAACaataaagaatgcattttttttttcccagaagagaATTCGgtgtttggggaggggggtgttgttttttctttagcctggggggggggggaaggggaaggagagggggaaaaaaatcagctttCAGATCTTTATCCATTGCTCTGAATAAGTTTTGTGTTTTCCAGGTTCGGTACTGTCCGGGCTGGGGAGCAGGCTGCCAAATTTCCTTTCTCTCCGTCTAACTCCTTATACAAACCCCAAAGGGCCCTTTCAccaaatcattaaattctacagaGGTGGTCAAGCTCGCACTGCTTTTCATGAAACGGAGAAAGAAAAGGGTCCTTGAAGTTTAGAAGATGCCCAAGGAAAACTCCTTGAATGACATCAAAAGAATGAGTTTCCATAGCTGTTGAAGCACGAGGGCCGTGTATCCGCACAAAGGGGGACCGGGGCACCGGGACGGGCCCAACGCTCTGTCCCAGGACAATTGGGTCACTGAAATAGGGAATTAATTACCATTGGAGAGTGGGCAGCCCATTCACCACTGGCTGAGTTTTATTAAACGCcaatataaataacaaaacaactCTTGTGGCTGCACTATTCCTACACGCCAAAGGAAGGATTATGCTGGGGATTAACATCTTAAAGTCTATGAGACTTTCTGACTCAAGGCTCGGAGCTGGTAATCGTGTTTGTCTCCTGGTTCAGCGATTAGTGCTCTCTTTCTTGCACTTTCCCCTGGATAGCCAATGTCCCTTTTTGCAGGCAcagaggggttggggtgggggagccttCTTTCCCTAccgggcccccggggcccccatTCACGAGCCGGCTGTTCTTTTTCCCCTTACCTGAGGAAAACAATCAGAAAGCTGGCGGGGATTGGCAAAGTCTTCCAACAGcgatttctttccttcctgggaaAGAAGAGAGGCCCTTGGGTCGCGTCGGGGGCCAAGAGAAGCCTGCAAGGCGCTGCCTCTGCAGAGCGGGAGGGGAGCTGGTAGGCTCGGGGCCTCCCAGCACTTGCTGGGCAGATCTCGCCGCCAGCGAGCCGGCCTTGGGCGTCCAGGTCGGTTTCCGGAGTACGTGGTTTGAGACACCGAAGCCCTTCGCGCGGGCTTGGGGCAAGGGTGTCGGGAAGGGGGCTCCGGGGCCGGGGCATGGCCTTCCCTGCCTCGCGTCTCGTCGGGCAAGGGCTGGTGCGGTGAAGCTCGCGCCTCCCCGGACAGACAggatgcggggggcgggggcggggggagcaggggagactGAGATTTCTGTGCAGGGGTTCGAGACGAAGCTGGGGCGTGAGTTTACACGGCTATTTCCTCTGGGTTTCCTTGGCTCCCCGGAAGGGGACCACCGAAAGATCCGAGCTCACACTGGCTCCCAGCACTTGTCATCACACACAAGGAACCCTGGCGGGGCGAGGAGTCCCCGGGGGGCAAGCTAATCCCTCCCAGCCCGGCTGCCCCGGCTCCTCTGCAGGCTGCGTTTgtcgcccaccccccccccaccccccccgccgaAGCACTCCCGGTGCTCGCGATTGGCTAACGtgttcctgccttttttttttttttttccgcctgAGAGCTCACTCGGAGGATCAGGACTTGGGGTGcagccctcccccgccccccggcagGCACGTCACTCTGTCCTTTTAGCAGAGCGTAGACGCACCCTCTTCTTGCAAGCAGGGTGGTTTCCAGGGAATTGGGGGGATAGGCTCGCGGCGCAGGCGAACTTTCCCTGCCGCGCACTCTGGGAAAAGCACCCTCcctcgcgcccccccccccccattcaccTGCCGCAGCAGGAGTTTGGGGAGGAGACCGTTTGTCCTCTTTAGGCCACTTGTGAGGTCGAAGTGTGGATGGGATGTAGCCTATGGCCCCACAGCAACACCTACCCTAAACTTTAGGGCTTTTGGGTCGCCTCAAAGTTCAAGCTTCTTAGAAGCAACAAAGACTTTCTAAAGATCTCCACCCTCCCCTTACTTCACTCTTCTCTGGCTGCACGCATTCGACCCCCTTTCTTTCGAAGGCTTAGGGATGAGTTTAAATCATTGTGCTCCCATTTCTTGATAACTGCCTGCTTTGAGCTTTTGTTCTCTTAAAGTAGGATTGCACACTGAAAGAGGGGCTGAAGATGAACAGTTTGACCCTTTAGGACAGTTCACGCAGTGGACAGGAGCGGCCCTCGGTCACCATCCTCCCTGATGCTATTCAcgcgctcccctcccccttcGCATAACATTTCAGCCTCGTTTCATC
This genomic window contains:
- the LOC111093596 gene encoding uncharacterized protein LOC111093596 isoform X3, translating into MSEGARTLMELTGRAAAPGRGRAARPWRPLAGSRGTTTGPGPPAADEPAPALLPGRGRAPGPPSRLRLRARGAGCLGLRRQSVRGVGLGAEINIQDASQPQRSSQQPSLGTRGPRPRNFGFEGFSLQQLEVNLRTLKIRNYYLKATGLLETTFVFCSFCQRLEISFRLQMSEMRFYLLRQRGRDTSRGRSRHHTESLRWDSIPHLQGLQDQALGCKRRQTAAPPQAAPISPLLNNTC